The bacterium genome contains the following window.
CCAGCACCACACCCACCTGCTCCGCGCCATCGAAGTCCAGGACCATCGTCCCGGTGGCGGTCTGCCCCATGCCGAAGACGTTGTAGCCCTGGGGATTCTGGAGATTCGTAAATCCGCTGACCGTCGCCGGGTTGAACTGTCCCGCCACCGGCGCTTCGACTTTCATCAGGATGTACGGATAGACCGTCGCTTCCGAGCCGGTGATGTTGTCGATCACCCGCGTGAGATGCGAGGCGTAGCCATCGGCGTTCGTGAGGAACCCGGGCTTTTTGATCTTGAGATTCGAGGTCACGCCGCCGGCGAGGCGGGTCTCGATCTGGGGGATCGTCACGAAGTCCGACGGGCCAGCCAGTCCGGGGATCGCCAGCTGGAGCTGCATGTCGAAGACATGCAGGTCGAGGCGTCCGGACCCAGGCGGCGGGACCGCGAAGGGATGCCGGGTTTCGACTTTGACTTCGACATTGCCATCGCCATTGAGCGAGAGGCCCGTCACCTGCAGACAATCAGCGCAGGGGGAATTGCGGAAGAAGTCGGTGACATCGACCTCGAAATCTTCCCCCAGCTGCCCGGAGCGGACCAGTGGCTCCAGGGAGGCCTGGAGACTGGTAGCGTCCATCCGGAGGCCCCAGAGCCCGAAGAGCCCGACTCCGGAATCGACCGCGGATGGATCAATGCCGACAGGCAGCGGACCGGCATGCTGCGGAAAGACAATGGGCGCTTCTGGCACCGCGGCCGATGCCGATGGCGCAATGGTTTCGTTAGTGGGAGTTGGGGCGGGGGTGGAGTCGCCGGTGGGCGTCATGGGCGATCGTCCACCTCCGGAGCAGCCGATTAGTAGCCCCAGGGCGGCAAACAGGGCCACCGAGCCGAACGGGGTGCGCATGAGCGAGTTCCTCCTGGCGGGGTTGGGACAGATCCCGGACGGCGGCACGGCGGGGAGCCGGGTGGAAGTCGTGACAACTCCAGCCGGCGGGGGGAGTCGAGCCCTCCCCGGATCGTGCAGCGCGGTCTGTGCCTAAGTAGAGAGATTCTACAGCGCCGCAAATGACCCCGGTGCCCCAAAACCCGACTTTTTTCCAACAACCGGCCCTGCCGCCGCCCGACACAGGTCAAGACTTGTTCAGCCTGCCTAATAGTAATGAAGCCGGCGCAGACCCTGCCGGACCCGTCGCACTATGTCCTTCGCCGCACAGCCACCCGATGCGATCACGCCGCTGACCGGCCTCCCGGTCGAGCCGCCGCCTGCCCCGGATGCAGCGATGCGCTCCGGCGCGGCTCGACTGGCGGAACTGACCGCCGAAGCCGCCGCGACACCGAGCCTGGTGGGTCTCACCATCAAGCAGCGCTACACCCTCTGGGAGTGCATCGGAGCAGGACTCCAGGCGCAGGCCTATCTCGCATATGACAACCTCCTGGAGGGGAAGGTTGTTGTCAAAGTCCTCTCGACGGAAATCGAAGGCATTCCCCTCCCCCTCCCCGACAGCTGGGAAGAAGAAGCCAAGAAGGCGATGCGGGTCCGCAATTGCCCTTACATCGCTTCGGTCACCGACCTCGGCCAGGAAACCCTGACCCTCCCCGATGGTTCGGTGCGCGAAGTGGCGTTCATCGTCTGGGAATACGTCCGGGGCACCACCCTCGATGAATATGCCGAGACGGCCACGGACCTCACCCTGGAGTTTTTGCTGGACCTCGCCCAGCAGCTGACCCAGGTCCTGCGAGTCCTCCATGCCAGCGACCTGGTGCATGGCGATCTGCACAGCAAGAACGTGATGCTGGACCGCGATCCGGCGGGACGTCCGGCGATTAAAGTCATCGACTTCGGCCTGTCGCATCAGGGGACCGATGGCAAGGGCCTCTTCCGCGACCTGCGGAGCGTGCACCGCATCCTGCATCACCTGATGGAACAGCGTCGCGCCAGTCTGGGATCCGCGCGACTGAGCGAGCGGGATCAGGAATTCAGTGCCATCGTGGCGCAGTTCGGCATCGAGCCCTCCGGCGACCATGCCGAACATCTGGTCTTTTTGGAATCCGCCCTGCATCAGCTGGCACGACGTCACCTCGCGATGCAGCCGGCGATCAGCACGTTTGAGACGCTGGATGACCTCTTTCCCTGGAGCCAGACAGTCCTGGCCCAAACCTACTCATTTCGGGCGGTTCCGTGTGTCGGACGACAGGAGCTGATCCAGCGGGTGCTCGGGACACTGAGTAATGCGCTGCAGGAGGGACACGGCACGATCCTGCTCCTCCGGGGGGAGAGCGGAGTCGGGAAAAAGCGCCTCGCCTGGGAAGCGCTTCATGAGTTCTGTCTGGCGCATCACGAGGTCTTCCTGCTGACCGCCCGGGGCCACCGGGGGTCCGGGGTCACTCCCTTCAGTGCCGTCCGCCAGATGCTGCGCAGCTTCCTGGGTGAGCACCGTCAGGAGGACTATCCCCGGCTGCTGAGTCTGCTGTTGCCGGACAGTCAGCCGCTGATTGCTCCGCTTATCGATTTTCTGCTGGAGGAGCAACCGGGGGCAGGGGGTGCGACTGGTCTCGGCTCGACGGCCTTCGAACACCTCATTGCGCGGATCCTGGCCAAGATTTCACTGCAGCGACCCCTCATCCTCTGGGTGAGCGATGTGCAGTACCTCGATGACCCGAGTCGTCAGTGCCTCCTGCAGATCGCCCGGGACACCACCCGCTTCCCGCTGATCCTCGTGGGGACCTATGGCGCAGGCGACCTCGATGCCGGCGGCAGCGTGGTGCTGCTGGAGGAATGGCTCACCGCCATGCGGGGGCTCGGCTGCCTGGAGTTGCCGGTCAAAGTGCTGCCCCGACCCCAGGTCGCGCAGTTCATTGCGGCGGCCCTCCCCTGGCCCGGACTCGCTCCGGAGCACGCCCTCGTCGATGCCCTCTGGATGCACTCGGGCGGGAATCCTTACCTGCTGCAGGAATCCCTGTCGTATCTGATGCAGGCGGGGATTCTGGAGTCCACCGAGGACCGGGGCTGGCTGGTGGATACGGTTGCGCTGCAGGACCTGGGGACCTCCAGCATCCAGCTGTTGCTGGAACGACGCCTGCAGCAGCTCGATCCCTTCCAGCGCGAAGTCCTCGACCTCGCTGCCTGCTGGGGCTCCGACTTCCCCGAAAGCGATGTCACGCTGCTCTTCCGGGAGCGCGCTGTCGAAGCCACGGCCGCGCTCTACACCGCCCAGGAGCAGGGACTGCTGGTCGCCCAGCGGCCCGGGACGCTTTCTTTCCAGCCGTACGCCCTTTGGGAGATCATCGTCCAGCAGCTGACACCGGAGCAGCGCCGACGCAACCACCTGCGGGTGGCTGCTCAGCTCCAGGCCCGGGAAGAAAGCCACCTGTCGCATGAGGCAGCCCTCACGATCGCCCGGCACTGGGAGATTGCCGGCGATGCCCAGCGTGCTCTGGAGTACTGCCAGATTGCCGCCGATCGCGCCCTCCTGGTTCGGGCCAATGAAGCGGCCCTCGATGCCTGTCAGATGGCGCTCCATCTCATTGGGCAGAACAGCCTTCCCTCCCTGGAGGGGTCGCGCCTCACCGCGCTGACCCACCTGCAGCAGGCGAAGGCGTACCGCTACCTCGGCGACCAGGCCGCCCAGGAAGAGTACGCCGTCAAAGCCTTCGAAGGGGCGGTCATTGCCCGGGATGCGCAACTGGAGCTGCGGGCACTCAAAGCGATGGGGGAGTACTACCGGAGCATCGCCGACTACGAGAGTTCGACGGACTACTTCCGGCAGGGTCTCGACATCGCGGCCGAACTCAACGACCGGGGACGTCGGGCCCGCTTTCACAAGGAGATGGGGGTCAACTTCTATCTCCTGGGCGACATGGAAGCCGCTGAAGCGGAGTACCAGCAGGCGATCAGTATCAATCTGGAGCTGGGGGATGCCGAGGGTCTCGCCCGGGTCTACAACAATCTCGGCATGATCTGTCGCAATCGGGGGGAATGGACCGCCGCGAAAGACTGGTTTGAGAAGGCCATCGCGCATTTCCAGGAGGCCGGCGAGTCCCGGGGCCTGGTCCTGCCGATGGGGAACATGGCAATCATCTACACCGAAGAGGGTGAATATGAGAAAGCGATGATCCTGCTGAAGGAGCTACTGAAGAACGAGGTGCAGCTGGGCGAAGCGCGCCTGCGGGCCAAGATTCGCGTGACGCTGGGGGATGTCCAGGCGGAAATCGGCGAGGATGCCGAGGCGCTGGAAAACTACGAGCACTCGTTGCAGGTCTATCAGGCGCTGGGCGATCGCCAGGGCGAATGCGAAGTCCTCACCAACATCGCCGCGATGTACTTCGAGCAGGGAAAGCTCGATCTCGCCGAGCAGTACCACCGCCTCGGCCTCGATCTCAAGCGGGAGATCGGCTACGAGTGGGGGGTCCCTCTCGATCACTACGATCTCGCCCGGGTCCACCTCTCCCGCCGGGAAACACAGAAGGCGCTCCAGTCGATTGATCAGGGTCTGGAGATCGCGCAGCGACTCCGTATGCACGAACTGGAGTTCTCACTGCATGTGCTGCAGGTCGCCGCGCTTGAACTGGAAGAAGCGACCCCGGCACGGGATCTGGCGCGGCG
Protein-coding sequences here:
- the ycf3 gene encoding Photosystem I assembly protein Ycf3; its protein translation is MSFAAQPPDAITPLTGLPVEPPPAPDAAMRSGAARLAELTAEAAATPSLVGLTIKQRYTLWECIGAGLQAQAYLAYDNLLEGKVVVKVLSTEIEGIPLPLPDSWEEEAKKAMRVRNCPYIASVTDLGQETLTLPDGSVREVAFIVWEYVRGTTLDEYAETATDLTLEFLLDLAQQLTQVLRVLHASDLVHGDLHSKNVMLDRDPAGRPAIKVIDFGLSHQGTDGKGLFRDLRSVHRILHHLMEQRRASLGSARLSERDQEFSAIVAQFGIEPSGDHAEHLVFLESALHQLARRHLAMQPAISTFETLDDLFPWSQTVLAQTYSFRAVPCVGRQELIQRVLGTLSNALQEGHGTILLLRGESGVGKKRLAWEALHEFCLAHHEVFLLTARGHRGSGVTPFSAVRQMLRSFLGEHRQEDYPRLLSLLLPDSQPLIAPLIDFLLEEQPGAGGATGLGSTAFEHLIARILAKISLQRPLILWVSDVQYLDDPSRQCLLQIARDTTRFPLILVGTYGAGDLDAGGSVVLLEEWLTAMRGLGCLELPVKVLPRPQVAQFIAAALPWPGLAPEHALVDALWMHSGGNPYLLQESLSYLMQAGILESTEDRGWLVDTVALQDLGTSSIQLLLERRLQQLDPFQREVLDLAACWGSDFPESDVTLLFRERAVEATAALYTAQEQGLLVAQRPGTLSFQPYALWEIIVQQLTPEQRRRNHLRVAAQLQAREESHLSHEAALTIARHWEIAGDAQRALEYCQIAADRALLVRANEAALDACQMALHLIGQNSLPSLEGSRLTALTHLQQAKAYRYLGDQAAQEEYAVKAFEGAVIARDAQLELRALKAMGEYYRSIADYESSTDYFRQGLDIAAELNDRGRRARFHKEMGVNFYLLGDMEAAEAEYQQAISINLELGDAEGLARVYNNLGMICRNRGEWTAAKDWFEKAIAHFQEAGESRGLVLPMGNMAIIYTEEGEYEKAMILLKELLKNEVQLGEARLRAKIRVTLGDVQAEIGEDAEALENYEHSLQVYQALGDRQGECEVLTNIAAMYFEQGKLDLAEQYHRLGLDLKREIGYEWGVPLDHYDLARVHLSRRETQKALQSIDQGLEIAQRLRMHELEFSLHVLQVAALELEEATPARDLARRYEHLLELYPDVKRGITKQRQLMFLVQVGTFFRNQHSPAGEQLLEEARSLLRQLARRLIRPERKARFWEKYRRLFPHLELSARV